CCTAAATAGGAAGCTATATGATGTTGCTTTAGTCTATCATGCAGAGATTTATTTTCAAGCAATAGTATATACCGTTGTTTTGCGGTTTCAAATTTCAAGGAAACTTCAAGCGGCTCCTTTTTTACCACCCAGTTCTTTTCCAGATATCTAATTTGAAATAACGCAAGATCATGATGCTTTTCCACTAGTTCGCGAAAAGTTTTAACCGGATATTTAATAACGGAACAGTCTTCAAGGGCAATGATGCTGAAATCACTGGGTTCATTTTTAATAATGGCAGAAGTGGAAGCTACAAAACTGTTTTCCTCAAAAAAGATCTTATAGATATTATTTCCTTCTTCATCTGTTGTGTAGTACCCTATTAAACCGGATTTAACGAAATAATAATATCTGGCCATACTCCCGGATTCCAGAAGAAGTTCATTTTTTTGAAAATTTTCCTCACTGCAGATTTCCACTAAGGCTTTGGTTGTTTCCTCTGATAATGGATAATAGGTATTGATTTGATGTAGGAATTCTGAATTGTTCATTGTATCAAAGAAATAACATGTTGGTTACAGGAAGGCTAGCAAAGCACTTTAGAGTATGTATAGAAACTTTTACTCCAGAGTTTTCTTCATCATCAGATCTGTTTGTTCATCATCTCCAAGCCTGAAAATGTGTTTATCAAACTCAACAAAACCGTTCTTTTTGTAGAAATGTAAGGCTTTCAGGTTTTCTTCCCAGACTCCCAGCCACAGATATGATTTTTTGAGATGTTGAGCGGTTTTCAATGCCTGATCGTAAAGGAGCTGCCCAATTTTCTTACCATGATGACTTTTCTTTACATAGATCCGTTCAATTTCAAGGCTGGTATCATCCTGTAATTCGGTCTGTGCTTTACCGGAATTCACTTTCAGATAACCTACCGGATCATCTTCTTCCCAGGCAATATAAAAATGAGAATCAGGATTCTTAAGTTCAGAAGTTATTTTTTCAATATTGAAGCTTTCTTTAAGATATTTTTCCATGGCTTCTTCCGTATTGTTTTCTGAAAACGTTTCAGAAAATGTCTGGACACCAAGCTTCTGGATAATATCCATATCTTCCGCAGAGGCTTTATTGATGATAATTGAGGCCATTTTTAAAAAGTTTTATGAAAATAATATTTTTCTGAATGCTTCAGATGCCAGATGTACCTGTACACTCCAATCATCGGCAGCATCACTTCCCGCATCATCAGAAATATACTTTAAACATAGAAATGGAATGTTTTCTTTTTGTGCAATTAATGCTAAAGGATAGGCTTCCATATCTACAATATTATAATCCGTTTCAGAATGGTTCATTTCAAAGCTGTCACCACTTCCGCAGATTCCTTCTTTTAAAGTGTCCATTTTAAGACCATATTCCAAAACAGGCGGAACCCCGGATAATGGGGTTTCATACAGTTTAAAACCTAGGCCTCTCACATCCATATCTCTCTGGATAAACTTGGTACAGCAAACCACTTCTCCTTTATGAAAACCCTTACTTCCTGCAGACCCCAGATTCACAATTAATTTAGGTTTTCTAAGGTGAATTTCCTTTGTCAATTCTATCGCTGCATTTACTTTCCCGATGCCTGTTATTAATTTATTTTTCCCGTCAAATACCGTTCCTGCTTCAGAATCCAGTGCAAAAACAAAAAGACTGTCTGCAATAGGAAAATGAAATTCATTATTAATTTTAATCATTGAAAAATATAGATTTATACTGTTTTACAAAGATACAAATCATTATAAAGTTTCTTAATCTTTTGCATTAAAATAAATAGCCTTTCACAAGATTATAATAAAAATAAAACCCCAAACTAAAATAGCTTGGGGTTTATATGATTAAATGCTGCATCCATCTGTATCACAGGAAGCACCGTTACTTCCTGAAAGATCTTTAAAAGGACTTACCGTCTCTTTATAAGTCTGCTGCAATGCATTTTCAAATACTTCTACAGGCTGTGCTCCGGAAACGGCATATTTTCCGTTCAAAACAAAGAAAGGAACTCCGGAAACTCCATTGTTTCTTGCTTCCATAATATCCTGATTTACTTCATAATCCAATTGGTCAGAAGTAATGGCTTCTCTGGCTTCTTCTTTATCAATGCCCAGGTTTTCAGCAAGGGAAATCAATACCTCAGGATCTCCTACATTTTTGCCATCAATAAAATGAGCGATAAATAATGCTTCTTCCATTTCATTGGATTTGTTATGCTTTTTAGCCAAATGAAGAAGTCTGTGAGCACTGAATGTATTGGTAATTAATGCTTTTTCAAAATTGAAATCAATTCCGGCTCCTTTTCCCATTTGCGTAACCTGAGCCAGCATTTGGTTAGCCTGAGCTTCCTGAACTCCTTTTTTTTCTCTAAAATATTGAATCGTATTTTGAGTCTTATCAGAATCTAAAGTTGGGTCAAGCTGAAAGCTCTTCCACTCTACTTCCACTTCATCTTTAAATGGCAATTTTTCCAAGGCCTGTTCAAAGTTATTTTTCCCGATATAGCAAAACGGACACATCACGTCCGACCAGATTTCTATTTTCATTCTATTTAATTTTAATTCGAATTGAGTATAACAAAGATACGAATTTATTTTAATGTAATAAAATTTGTTACATTTATTCCGGACAACTTTGAAGAAGTGGTCTCTTCTTTTCAAATATACTTCTCAATACCATCATAAGGAACGCAAGAATCCCAAATACAAAACCTATCCAAGGTGTGTACGCTACTCCTTGGGTGATAATGATCCATCCTCCAATAGTCGTTCCTAAAGTAACTCCCAGATTACCGAAAGAAGTGGCGAGACTATTGGCAAATTCCAAAGCATCAGGTGCTGCAGAGATCATATAGGTAGAAGCATTCAGGAAACTTGGTGAATATAGGAATCCCCAAACTGCGATGACAATAATAGTAGCCCATAAATTTCCATCCGAAACAAATAATAATACAGGAATTAATACTGTCCCGGAAAGAAAAAACGCCAATGTTGCTGTTATATTTTTATTAAGCATTTTACCCGCCATCCTGTTGGCAATAATGCCTATAACTCCAAATAAAAATAACATATAACTTACCATGGTGGTATCCATTCCCTTAGCTTTACCCAGGTAATCTGCAAAATAGCTATAGGTGGAAAACCAGGCTGTAATCATAAAAAAATTAGTGAGTGTACTTAAAATAAACGGGGGCTGTTTTAAAATGCTGATCTGGCTTCCATATGACTTTTTCTCCTTGACAGGCATTGATGGAAGAAGAAAATAAATGGTCCCCAACGCAACCAAACTCACGACTGCCTGTATCATAAATGAATATTCCCACGAATAAAGTGCTGAAATCCAGGTAGCAAAAGGAACCGTAGTAACCATTGCTATAGCCACACCACTGAAAACAATGCTCATCATTTCATTTTTCTTAGTGTGATCGGCTTCGGATACCGCTACAGACAATGCGGTTGCAATATATACGGGCTGTAAAAATGCAGGAAGAATTCTCACGACCATCAGTAACCAAAATGGTGGTGAAAAAGAAGAAACAATCCCGGTGAACAGAAACATAAAGATAGCTGCTGCCATGATCTTCTTGCGGTCAATTCCTGAGGTAAATAAAGTCATAAAAGGTCCTGTAAGAGCAATAATCAAAGCAAAAGCACTTAAAAGATATCCTGCTTTATCGATACTGATCTTGTAATACGCTGCAAGCTGTGGCAGGATCCCAATGATCCCAAACTCTGTAGTAATAACAGCAACAAACCCTAAACATCCAATATAGGCATACTTTTTCATGGCTATTTCTGTAGGTTGATTTATTTAAAATGCTGTTGTGCAAAACTTCCCATTTCATTGATGGCCAGCTGGGTTTCTTCCAAAATTTCTCCCATATGCATAAATCCGTGAACCATATCTTTATAAAAGCTTGTGGTAAGAGATACTCCTGCATTTTTCATGTTTTCAGAAAGATTTCTAGCATCATCAGCCAAAGGATCATGTTCTGCGATCATGATAAGTGTTGGTGGGGTATTTTTGAAATCCTTTATTAAAACAGGAATTGCCAACGGATTATTACTTTCTTCTTTGGGAAGATACCAATTCCAGGCGTCTACTCCACCTTGTTTATTAAGTACCGGTCCGTTTTCATAAGTGTCCCAGGTTTTTGTATTAAGCTGATTATCCACAGCAGGATAAATCAAAACCTGAAACTTAAACCGTTCTCCAATCTGAGTAGAAACTGCGGTTGATAATGCACCTCCGGCACTGTCGCCAATAATTCCAATCTGGTTCTGATCAATTCCTAAAGAATCTGCATTTTCTACAACCCATTGTACCGTATCAAGACAATCATTTAAACCTGCGGGAAAAGGATGTTCCGGAGCGAGGCGATAATCTATAAAAATGACAACAGATTCTGTTCTATTGGCTAGTTTACGAACAACGGCATCATGGGTTTCAAAACCACCGGCGATAAACCATCCGCCATGGATATAAATTATAGCTGATGATTTTTCAACGGTTTTTCCTTTTGGACGGTAAATTCTGACCGGAATCTGATGATTTTCTCCTGGAATATTCAGCTCTTCAATCATTGCAATGGCTTCTTTTTTAGCGCTAAGCTGTAAAGACATAGCTTCAAGGTATTTTCGGGTATCATCCAATGGATTTTGGGGATTAAAAGACTGTATTTTTTCTAAATGGGTTAAAATCTGATTGATTTTAGGTGTTAACTGCATTTTGTTTTAATTTAAGTTAATATTGTTTTGCAGTGAACAGTAGCGCTATTGTTATTTATCTGCTTTTATGGAACAAATTTAGGCCTGATACCTTACATTTGCACTATACGGATATCATTGTATGGTACTAACAAATTTGTAAGTAATGGGAAAGATAAAAGAAAGTTCAACGAATAATATCAACAGGCAATACATTCAGGAGTGTGATTTAAGTTATGCCGTTTGTAAGATTGGCGGAAGATGGAAACTGTTTATTCTGAGTAAATTAAAAGATGAAAAATTGCGTTTCAGTGAGCTTAAAAGAGCTATTCCCGGAATTACGGAAAGGATGCTTACCCTTCAGCTGAAAGAACTTGAAAAAGATGGACTGCTCAAGAGAACAGTATATGCGGAAGTTCCGCCAAGAGTTGATTATGAGCTTACTGATATTGCCAGAGAGTTGATTCCTATATGGGATACCCTGAATAATTGGGGCGGAAAACACCGAAAACTTATTGAAGAGCAGGAAGACTGTAAAGAATAATCAGTTGTAAAAGTAGATAACAAAACTGAAAACTTGAAAATATTTTATAGCCACGAATGCACGAATGATTTTTGAGTATGTATAAAAATCTATGCCCTTTGCGGTTTAAAAATAAGAAGTTTATTGTTCACTACAAAGGGCACATATAATAAAAAAACAGAAAATCACTTTGAAGTATTTTCCAAGCTTACAATTGAATCATTAAAAATGTTTGTAATCAGAATAAGATTTTGTGATGTATTCCAACAAATAAGGATTAAGATTTATTGACTTTATTACAAAACAAGACATGGGCAATCAGTGCAAGAACTCCAAATGCCGTTCCTACGATACAAACGCCCGTCCATTGCGCTTTCTGCCAGGCAACGGAAGCCAGCCATGTTCCCAGCGAACCACCAATGAAATAAGAAACCATATAAACAGTATTCAGCCTGTTCACCGCATTGGATTTAATTAAAAAATAATTGGTCTGGTTCATAATATGACTGGATTGTACTCCAAGGTCTACGAGTATTACTCCCACAATTAAGCCCCAGTAGGTTTCCCCTCCAAAATAAGTGAATCCCCAGCTTCCTATCAGAATCAGTAGCGAATATAATATGATACGGTTAATGTCCAGGTATTTTTGTAACTTACCAACCTTTGCTGCTGCTAAAGCACCCACAGCTCCAGCCAGCCCAAAACTTCCTACTACGGATGAACCAGCATTAAAAGGAGGTTTCTCCATATGGAAAACCAGTGTGGTAAATAAAGCGCAC
This Chryseobacterium sp. G0162 DNA region includes the following protein-coding sequences:
- a CDS encoding DsbA family protein; this translates as MKIEIWSDVMCPFCYIGKNNFEQALEKLPFKDEVEVEWKSFQLDPTLDSDKTQNTIQYFREKKGVQEAQANQMLAQVTQMGKGAGIDFNFEKALITNTFSAHRLLHLAKKHNKSNEMEEALFIAHFIDGKNVGDPEVLISLAENLGIDKEEAREAITSDQLDYEVNQDIMEARNNGVSGVPFFVLNGKYAVSGAQPVEVFENALQQTYKETVSPFKDLSGSNGASCDTDGCSI
- a CDS encoding GNAT family N-acetyltransferase, giving the protein MASIIINKASAEDMDIIQKLGVQTFSETFSENNTEEAMEKYLKESFNIEKITSELKNPDSHFYIAWEEDDPVGYLKVNSGKAQTELQDDTSLEIERIYVKKSHHGKKIGQLLYDQALKTAQHLKKSYLWLGVWEENLKALHFYKKNGFVEFDKHIFRLGDDEQTDLMMKKTLE
- a CDS encoding nucleosidase, with the protein product MIKINNEFHFPIADSLFVFALDSEAGTVFDGKNKLITGIGKVNAAIELTKEIHLRKPKLIVNLGSAGSKGFHKGEVVCCTKFIQRDMDVRGLGFKLYETPLSGVPPVLEYGLKMDTLKEGICGSGDSFEMNHSETDYNIVDMEAYPLALIAQKENIPFLCLKYISDDAGSDAADDWSVQVHLASEAFRKILFS
- a CDS encoding alpha/beta hydrolase; this translates as MQLTPKINQILTHLEKIQSFNPQNPLDDTRKYLEAMSLQLSAKKEAIAMIEELNIPGENHQIPVRIYRPKGKTVEKSSAIIYIHGGWFIAGGFETHDAVVRKLANRTESVVIFIDYRLAPEHPFPAGLNDCLDTVQWVVENADSLGIDQNQIGIIGDSAGGALSTAVSTQIGERFKFQVLIYPAVDNQLNTKTWDTYENGPVLNKQGGVDAWNWYLPKEESNNPLAIPVLIKDFKNTPPTLIMIAEHDPLADDARNLSENMKNAGVSLTTSFYKDMVHGFMHMGEILEETQLAINEMGSFAQQHFK
- a CDS encoding winged helix-turn-helix transcriptional regulator, yielding MGKIKESSTNNINRQYIQECDLSYAVCKIGGRWKLFILSKLKDEKLRFSELKRAIPGITERMLTLQLKELEKDGLLKRTVYAEVPPRVDYELTDIARELIPIWDTLNNWGGKHRKLIEEQEDCKE
- a CDS encoding Crp/Fnr family transcriptional regulator; the protein is MNNSEFLHQINTYYPLSEETTKALVEICSEENFQKNELLLESGSMARYYYFVKSGLIGYYTTDEEGNNIYKIFFEENSFVASTSAIIKNEPSDFSIIALEDCSVIKYPVKTFRELVEKHHDLALFQIRYLEKNWVVKKEPLEVSLKFETAKQRYILLLENKSLHDRLKQHHIASYLGITPTQLSRIKKEINK
- a CDS encoding MFS transporter, which translates into the protein MKKYAYIGCLGFVAVITTEFGIIGILPQLAAYYKISIDKAGYLLSAFALIIALTGPFMTLFTSGIDRKKIMAAAIFMFLFTGIVSSFSPPFWLLMVVRILPAFLQPVYIATALSVAVSEADHTKKNEMMSIVFSGVAIAMVTTVPFATWISALYSWEYSFMIQAVVSLVALGTIYFLLPSMPVKEKKSYGSQISILKQPPFILSTLTNFFMITAWFSTYSYFADYLGKAKGMDTTMVSYMLFLFGVIGIIANRMAGKMLNKNITATLAFFLSGTVLIPVLLFVSDGNLWATIIVIAVWGFLYSPSFLNASTYMISAAPDALEFANSLATSFGNLGVTLGTTIGGWIIITQGVAYTPWIGFVFGILAFLMMVLRSIFEKKRPLLQSCPE